Proteins from a single region of Sneathiella aquimaris:
- a CDS encoding PaaI family thioesterase, which produces MSRTARLPSGFTHHFRQSRFTDPWEPLYSRILEDRIQLALIADEAHCNSRGFVHGGLITALADNAMGLSCAHQLDDIGGLVTVSLSTDFIDSGQIKDLLLFDTEVLKTGGRLCFAQCLVLAGDKPISRANASFQIIRKKDHRRTAV; this is translated from the coding sequence ATGTCAAGAACCGCTCGTTTACCGTCTGGTTTTACCCATCACTTTCGTCAAAGCCGTTTTACGGACCCCTGGGAGCCGTTGTACTCCCGCATTCTAGAGGATCGTATTCAATTGGCGCTTATTGCAGATGAAGCCCATTGCAATAGTCGTGGTTTCGTTCATGGCGGATTGATTACTGCACTTGCGGATAATGCAATGGGATTGTCCTGTGCGCATCAATTGGACGATATTGGGGGGCTTGTAACGGTTTCTCTATCCACGGACTTTATCGATAGCGGGCAAATTAAAGATTTACTGTTATTCGATACGGAAGTCTTAAAGACAGGGGGACGTTTGTGTTTCGCGCAATGTCTTGTTCTGGCTGGGGATAAGCCCATTTCAAGGGCGAATGCATCCTTTCAGATAATTCGTAAAAAAGATCACCGAAGAACGGCGGTTTAA
- a CDS encoding 3-hydroxyacyl-CoA dehydrogenase, protein MTRSVTSVAVLGGGTMGLGIAAAAADAGADVLLLDVTREAAEASLERMKTIRPPAFENPASADKISLGSFEGDLEEIANYDWICEAIIEDLETKRSLFEKLEPLRKEGSVVSTNTSGIPLKDIATGMPERLRKDIVVTHFFNPVKIMRLMELIPGEDTTADVTDALADFCANKLGKGVVYAKDTVNFIGNRIGCFFMLSGLHKAQAALNAGMPMEKVDALLSKPVGLPPTGLYGLIDLIGLDIMDLVGKNLQVNLPAEDVGRSFTSFPDAEQAMLERGQLGRKAKGGFYRLNVSEDGTKTKEIFDLTDQVWRAAEKIELSPVHAATETVFFGDDAESKLVWDIMGGTLLYAADLVPEIADDVVNIDRAMRWGFGWAKGPFELLDQLGPQKVIAKLEAQGQSLPAMLAVLKKAGSDSFYRKDGQEYLSLDGHWVAVPAE, encoded by the coding sequence ATGACAAGAAGTGTGACATCAGTAGCCGTATTGGGCGGCGGAACCATGGGTCTTGGAATCGCTGCAGCAGCTGCAGATGCGGGTGCAGACGTGCTCTTGCTTGACGTAACGAGAGAAGCGGCAGAGGCGTCATTGGAAAGAATGAAAACCATTCGCCCCCCTGCGTTTGAAAATCCAGCGTCTGCAGATAAAATCAGCCTTGGCAGTTTTGAGGGCGACCTTGAAGAAATTGCAAATTATGACTGGATTTGTGAAGCGATCATTGAAGACCTTGAAACCAAACGTAGCCTTTTTGAAAAGCTGGAGCCGCTTCGAAAAGAAGGGTCCGTTGTATCGACTAATACATCCGGTATTCCACTAAAAGATATCGCAACAGGTATGCCCGAACGCCTCCGCAAAGACATTGTGGTAACCCATTTTTTTAATCCAGTGAAAATTATGCGGTTGATGGAGCTGATCCCGGGGGAAGACACTACAGCGGATGTGACGGATGCGCTTGCGGATTTTTGTGCGAACAAACTGGGCAAAGGCGTTGTGTATGCCAAGGATACCGTGAATTTTATTGGCAACCGAATTGGCTGTTTCTTCATGCTGTCAGGCCTGCATAAGGCACAGGCAGCATTAAACGCCGGTATGCCAATGGAAAAGGTGGACGCTCTATTATCAAAACCAGTGGGCCTTCCTCCTACCGGTCTGTATGGCCTGATCGATTTGATCGGTCTGGATATTATGGATTTAGTTGGTAAAAATTTGCAGGTAAATCTTCCAGCAGAAGATGTGGGGCGGTCCTTTACGTCTTTTCCGGATGCTGAACAGGCGATGTTGGAACGGGGTCAATTGGGCCGCAAAGCCAAAGGCGGTTTTTATCGCCTAAATGTGTCTGAGGATGGAACAAAAACCAAAGAAATTTTTGACCTGACGGACCAGGTATGGCGGGCTGCAGAAAAGATTGAACTGTCGCCGGTGCATGCTGCTACAGAAACAGTTTTCTTTGGCGACGATGCGGAAAGCAAGCTTGTCTGGGATATTATGGGGGGCACGCTTCTTTATGCTGCGGATCTTGTTCCTGAAATCGCTGATGATGTTGTTAATATCGACCGCGCCATGCGTTGGGGGTTTGGTTGGGCAAAAGGGCCTTTTGAATTGCTAGACCAGCTAGGACCACAGAAGGTGATTGCTAAACTGGAAGCACAGGGGCAGTCGTTGCCTGCCATGCTGGCAGTTCTGAAAAAGGCGGGTTCTGATAGCTTCTATCGCAAGGATGGACAGGAATATCTGTCTCTGGATGGTCACTGGGTTGCCGTTCCTGCAGAATAA
- a CDS encoding indolepyruvate ferredoxin oxidoreductase family protein produces the protein MQLADVTLNDKYELEKGRIFLTGIQALVRLPLMQRARDRAAGLNTAGFISGYRGSPLGGYDQALWAINPLLKKNHIHFEPGVNEDLAATAVWGSQQLNMYKGAHYDGVFGLWYGKGPGVDRTGDVFRHANSNGTSRLGGVLALAGDDHGIVSSTVAHQSEHGFIGWMMPVLNPSNVQEVLDYGLIGIEMSRYSGLWVGFKCVSETIEGGASVYVDPDRVQIKRPDIELPPGGLNIRGGDNRFEQEVRLNEHKIYAAREFARLNHLDKVVMDSPKRRFGIVSTGKAYLDVRQALKDLGIDDDLAAEIGLTVYKVGMPWPLDPQGVRQFAEGLEEVLVVEEKRALIENQMKEQLYNWDTGIRPRIIGEFDDAGKHILPSAGELTPATVARVIAARIRRFYTSESVEKRLAFLDKKEQQLNQSPAKISRTPFYCSGCPHNTSTVVPDGSRAVAGIGCHYMVTWMNRNTNEFTQMGGEGVPWVGQQHFTDEKHIFANLGDGTYHHSGLLAIRQAISAKANITYKILYNDAVAMTGGQPLEDQLTPWQIAQQVAGEGVKTIRIVSDEPDKYPSSINWPKGTTFHHRDDLDAVQKSLREVEGVTILLYDQTCAAEKRRRRKRGTFPDPAKRVMINDLVCEGCGDCSVKSNCISVEPLETEFGRKRTINQSSCNKDFSCVKGFCPSFVTIEGGQLRKPEKSALSDPAQDVPMPTLKGVDQPYRILITGIGGTGVVTIGALLGMAAHLESKGVTVLDQAGLAQKGGAVTSHIHIAKTPEQINSVRIPAGRADLLIGCDMVVAGSYDSLAKLDKGIAHAVVNSHPAPTMDFTLNPDAPFPVQDTLDHIQEAVGKEACHLIEASEIATTLMGDAIATNLFMLGYAWQKGFVPLELDSLLKAIELNGVAIDANKKAFSWGRAMAHNPDLVLKEVQKITGPETTEEPATDIEDIIQRRIAFLTDYQNTSYADRFNQLVRIVQKTEQAVIGNSSQLTEATARSFFKFMAYKDEYEVARLHTQTGFLEKVDRMMDGDYKVKYHLAPPLFAKKDPETGHLRKQEFGPATAKLFRFIAKFKGLRGTALDPFGKTQERKMERQLIVDFETTILELIENLNTANHALATEIAALPMQVRGYGHVKEAAVKTYYAETSNLLSQLKNPAPQATAAE, from the coding sequence ATGCAACTAGCAGATGTTACACTCAACGATAAATACGAGCTCGAAAAGGGCCGGATTTTTTTAACCGGTATTCAAGCGCTCGTGCGGCTACCACTCATGCAACGAGCGCGGGACCGGGCAGCTGGCTTAAATACTGCCGGTTTCATCTCGGGATATCGCGGCTCTCCGTTGGGCGGATATGATCAGGCACTCTGGGCCATCAATCCGCTCCTCAAGAAAAACCATATTCATTTTGAGCCTGGTGTAAACGAGGACCTCGCCGCAACCGCCGTGTGGGGGAGCCAGCAGCTCAACATGTATAAAGGCGCCCATTATGACGGCGTTTTCGGTCTCTGGTACGGTAAAGGCCCCGGCGTTGATCGGACAGGCGACGTGTTCCGCCACGCAAATTCAAACGGAACATCCAGGCTTGGGGGTGTTCTGGCTCTCGCAGGCGACGACCATGGAATCGTCTCCTCCACCGTTGCCCACCAAAGTGAACATGGCTTCATTGGCTGGATGATGCCGGTGCTTAATCCATCCAATGTGCAGGAAGTCTTGGATTATGGCCTAATCGGCATCGAAATGTCCCGATATTCTGGCCTGTGGGTTGGTTTTAAATGTGTGTCGGAAACCATCGAAGGCGGTGCCTCGGTGTATGTCGACCCGGATCGGGTTCAGATAAAACGACCGGACATTGAGCTGCCACCCGGTGGCTTAAACATTCGCGGTGGCGACAATCGATTTGAACAAGAAGTGCGCCTCAACGAACACAAAATTTATGCCGCGCGTGAATTTGCCCGTTTGAACCATCTGGACAAGGTCGTTATGGACTCCCCTAAACGGCGGTTCGGTATCGTCAGTACCGGCAAAGCCTATCTGGATGTCCGGCAGGCGTTAAAGGATCTGGGTATTGATGACGATCTGGCCGCAGAAATCGGCCTGACCGTTTACAAGGTCGGTATGCCTTGGCCACTGGATCCACAAGGCGTTCGTCAGTTTGCCGAAGGCCTCGAAGAAGTTCTTGTAGTTGAAGAAAAAAGAGCTCTCATCGAAAATCAGATGAAGGAACAGTTATATAACTGGGATACTGGCATTCGGCCCCGAATTATCGGTGAATTTGACGATGCTGGAAAACATATCCTTCCTTCTGCCGGTGAATTAACACCTGCAACAGTCGCACGGGTAATTGCCGCCCGCATCCGTCGTTTTTATACATCTGAATCAGTTGAAAAACGCCTCGCCTTCCTTGATAAAAAGGAACAGCAACTTAACCAGTCGCCGGCGAAAATCTCGCGAACCCCGTTTTATTGCTCAGGCTGCCCACATAATACATCGACGGTTGTTCCGGACGGCAGTCGGGCAGTTGCAGGTATCGGGTGCCACTACATGGTGACCTGGATGAACCGCAATACAAACGAGTTTACCCAAATGGGCGGTGAGGGTGTTCCTTGGGTCGGACAGCAGCATTTTACTGACGAAAAACATATTTTCGCAAATCTGGGCGATGGTACCTACCATCATTCTGGTTTGCTTGCCATCCGGCAGGCAATTTCAGCCAAAGCAAATATCACCTATAAAATCCTATACAATGATGCGGTCGCCATGACCGGTGGGCAACCTTTGGAAGACCAGCTTACGCCTTGGCAGATTGCGCAGCAGGTTGCCGGTGAAGGCGTCAAAACCATCCGGATTGTCTCAGACGAGCCGGACAAATATCCGTCCAGCATCAACTGGCCAAAAGGAACAACTTTTCACCACCGGGACGATCTGGACGCCGTGCAAAAATCATTGCGCGAAGTCGAGGGCGTCACCATCCTACTTTATGATCAGACCTGCGCAGCTGAAAAGCGCCGCCGCCGTAAACGCGGGACCTTCCCGGACCCGGCGAAACGGGTCATGATTAATGATCTGGTTTGTGAAGGCTGCGGTGATTGTTCCGTTAAATCCAACTGTATTTCCGTCGAGCCGCTGGAAACAGAATTTGGCCGCAAAAGAACAATCAACCAGTCGTCCTGTAACAAAGACTTTTCTTGCGTCAAAGGCTTCTGCCCCAGTTTCGTGACCATCGAAGGCGGACAACTGCGCAAACCCGAAAAAAGTGCCTTAAGCGATCCCGCTCAGGATGTTCCGATGCCAACCTTAAAAGGCGTGGATCAACCTTACCGTATTCTGATTACCGGGATCGGCGGAACCGGTGTTGTCACGATCGGTGCGCTTTTGGGGATGGCCGCCCATCTCGAAAGCAAGGGTGTGACAGTTCTGGATCAGGCAGGTCTCGCGCAAAAAGGCGGGGCAGTTACAAGCCATATTCATATCGCCAAAACCCCTGAGCAGATAAACTCTGTTCGTATTCCAGCGGGTCGCGCAGATCTATTGATTGGTTGTGACATGGTTGTCGCTGGCTCTTATGACTCGCTTGCAAAACTGGATAAAGGCATTGCCCATGCGGTCGTAAACTCTCATCCGGCACCCACAATGGACTTTACCTTAAATCCAGACGCCCCCTTCCCTGTACAGGACACTCTGGATCATATTCAGGAAGCTGTCGGAAAAGAGGCCTGCCATCTGATCGAAGCAAGCGAGATTGCAACGACCTTGATGGGAGATGCCATCGCCACTAATCTCTTTATGTTGGGATATGCCTGGCAAAAAGGGTTCGTTCCTTTGGAGCTGGACTCCCTTCTCAAAGCTATCGAACTGAACGGCGTTGCCATTGACGCAAATAAAAAGGCGTTTTCATGGGGGCGTGCAATGGCCCATAACCCGGACCTTGTGCTGAAAGAAGTACAGAAAATTACTGGTCCAGAAACTACGGAAGAGCCAGCAACAGATATTGAAGACATTATCCAGCGCCGGATTGCCTTCCTGACTGATTATCAAAATACATCCTATGCTGACCGCTTTAATCAGTTGGTTCGGATTGTTCAAAAAACCGAACAGGCTGTTATTGGTAACAGCAGTCAATTGACGGAAGCTACCGCCCGGTCATTCTTTAAGTTTATGGCCTACAAAGATGAGTATGAGGTTGCCCGCCTGCACACACAAACTGGCTTCCTTGAGAAAGTCGATCGTATGATGGACGGTGACTACAAAGTAAAATATCACCTTGCCCCTCCTCTATTTGCGAAAAAAGATCCAGAGACAGGCCATTTGCGCAAGCAGGAATTTGGCCCGGCAACAGCAAAACTGTTCCGCTTCATCGCCAAATTTAAAGGTCTGCGCGGAACAGCCTTGGATCCGTTCGGCAAAACACAGGAACGCAAGATGGAACGCCAGCTGATCGTCGATTTCGAAACAACAATTTTGGAATTGATTGAAAACCTGAACACGGCCAATCATGCACTTGCCACCGAAATAGCAGCCCTCCCCATGCAAGTCCGCGGATATGGGCATGTCAAAGAAGCGGCTGTTAAAACTTATTACGCCGAAACAAGTAACCTGCTGAGCCAGCTGAAAAACCCGGCTCCGCAGGCAACCGCGGCGGAATAA
- a CDS encoding NAD-dependent epimerase/dehydratase family protein: MTILVTGAAGFIGMHVSKALLEAGETVVGIDNLNDYYDVNLKKARLSELTGFEKFTFHKQDIAKADELKECLSNDPVRSVVHLAAQAGVRYSLSHPFEYAESNLVGFLSILEYCRSLETLDHLVYASSSSVYGGNKELPYSVDQSVDKPVSLYAATKKSNELMAHCYSHLYRLPTTGLRFFTVYGPWGRPDMAYWLFSDAMLKGRKIKIFNNGDMRRDFTYIDDIVNGIIKVLRKAPADGGSDSPPYSVYNIGNHRSEPLMTLVSTLEEAWGIKAETEFLPMQKGDVKETYADIDSLQKDVGYHPSTKLEDGIPKFVDWYKKYIKEE, translated from the coding sequence ATGACAATATTGGTGACGGGTGCGGCAGGTTTCATTGGAATGCATGTTTCCAAAGCCCTTTTGGAAGCGGGTGAAACCGTGGTCGGTATTGATAATCTGAACGACTATTATGATGTTAATCTCAAGAAGGCTCGATTAAGTGAATTAACGGGTTTCGAGAAATTTACGTTTCACAAACAGGATATCGCAAAGGCGGATGAGTTAAAAGAATGCTTATCAAACGATCCTGTGAGGTCTGTTGTTCATTTGGCAGCGCAGGCCGGGGTTCGCTACAGCCTTTCTCATCCTTTTGAGTATGCAGAATCAAACCTTGTCGGGTTTTTGTCAATATTAGAATATTGCCGGAGCCTTGAGACGCTGGATCACCTGGTTTATGCAAGTTCCAGTTCTGTTTATGGGGGTAATAAAGAGCTACCCTATTCGGTGGATCAGTCCGTCGACAAACCGGTGTCCTTGTATGCGGCGACAAAGAAATCCAATGAACTGATGGCCCATTGTTATAGTCATTTATATCGATTGCCGACTACGGGCCTTAGATTTTTTACGGTGTATGGGCCTTGGGGCCGGCCGGATATGGCATATTGGCTTTTTTCGGATGCAATGCTGAAAGGCCGTAAAATCAAAATCTTTAACAATGGCGATATGCGGCGCGATTTCACCTATATCGATGATATCGTCAATGGTATCATCAAGGTCTTAAGGAAAGCACCCGCCGATGGTGGTTCAGACTCCCCGCCCTATTCGGTTTATAACATTGGTAACCATCGCTCTGAACCTCTGATGACACTGGTTTCTACACTGGAAGAAGCATGGGGTATCAAGGCCGAAACAGAGTTTTTGCCGATGCAAAAAGGGGACGTAAAAGAAACCTACGCTGATATTGATAGTCTTCAGAAAGATGTAGGTTATCATCCGTCAACCAAACTGGAAGATGGCATTCCGAAATTCGTTGACTGGTATAAAAAATATATAAAGGAAGAATAA
- a CDS encoding PaaI family thioesterase gives MSDGFDISQIQSIIDTGIPQCGDIGVKVAQLSDSGVVMMLPYDDRFAGNPVNGILHGGIMTTLIDSASGMCIYVKLKKYIPIATLDLRIDYLKPATPGEDLYAHAYCYRMTKQIAFVRSVAYHSDPDDPVANSVSTFMLQSTPTKSLDVASKEMEAKNG, from the coding sequence ATGTCGGACGGTTTTGACATATCGCAAATCCAATCGATCATCGATACAGGCATTCCGCAATGTGGAGATATCGGGGTTAAGGTTGCACAGTTGAGTGATAGTGGTGTCGTGATGATGCTCCCCTATGATGACCGCTTTGCCGGAAATCCGGTGAACGGCATTCTGCACGGCGGTATAATGACGACTCTGATCGATTCAGCTTCAGGAATGTGCATTTATGTAAAACTAAAAAAATACATTCCGATTGCGACACTTGACTTGCGGATTGATTATCTGAAACCAGCGACGCCTGGAGAGGACCTTTACGCACATGCCTATTGCTACAGAATGACGAAGCAAATTGCCTTTGTCCGGTCAGTTGCCTATCACAGCGATCCCGACGATCCTGTTGCGAATAGCGTGAGTACATTTATGCTGCAATCAACGCCGACGAAATCGCTCGATGTTGCGTCCAAGGAAATGGAGGCAAAAAATGGCTGA
- a CDS encoding PaaI family thioesterase — protein sequence MADLTSEEFLKIIQKAKQERDWALMSNVIPYFTYLGLEVEETDDEIICVLPKNKRFIGNPVLPALHGGIVGAFLESTALVHMLATQDDVTQVPKIINLTVEYLRSAKLEVSYAAAVITKPGRRIANMRVRAWQSDRSKPIATASANFLVS from the coding sequence ATGGCTGATTTAACGTCTGAAGAATTTTTGAAAATCATCCAAAAAGCCAAGCAGGAGCGCGATTGGGCCTTGATGTCCAATGTCATTCCCTATTTTACCTATTTAGGGCTGGAGGTTGAAGAAACGGATGATGAGATCATTTGTGTTCTTCCCAAAAATAAGCGGTTTATCGGGAACCCTGTTCTTCCGGCATTGCACGGTGGCATTGTTGGTGCTTTTCTGGAAAGTACCGCACTTGTTCACATGCTGGCGACACAGGATGATGTGACTCAGGTTCCGAAGATCATTAACCTGACTGTTGAATATTTGAGATCCGCAAAACTGGAAGTTTCTTATGCCGCGGCGGTTATTACAAAGCCGGGGCGCAGGATTGCTAACATGCGCGTGCGGGCCTGGCAAAGCGACCGCAGCAAACCGATTGCGACGGCAAGCGCAAATTTCCTTGTAAGCTAG
- a CDS encoding M3 family oligoendopeptidase, with amino-acid sequence MSDNVLSDLPEWDLTDLYPSRKSPELEEDIQNSKETAKQFSATYKGKLNDLDGKGLASAIGEYENLQEVLGRVMSYAYLVYAGDMSDPDIGKFFQTMQERVNGISTDLLFFTLELNRIEESRLQGLYEVEALKKYEPWLSNVRAMKPYQLDDALETMLHEKDIAGRSAWVRLFDETMAGLKFDLNGEEMASQQILHLLSSADGAIRKSAAKSLGKVFGGNIRLFALITNTLAKDKAIEDEWRKTASPMTLRHLSNQVEDNVVEALSTAVQEAYPRLSHRYYALKAKWMGQEKLDYWDRNAPLPEDDDRVIPWDEARDTVLQAYGQFSPELAALGKEFFDKPWIDASVRPGKSPGAFAHPTVPSAHPYLLVNYQGKIRDVMTLAHELGHGVHQVLAGPQGALLSDTPLTLAETASVFGEQLTFRALLEKTKDPAKRRVMLAGKVEDMINTVVRQIAFYEFEVRLHTARREEELSPDQIGKIWMDVQKESLGPAIRLHDEYQYFWTYIPHFIHSPFYVYAYAFGDCLVNALYAVYQDAEEGFQAKYFDMLKAGGTLRHKELLAPFNLDASDPAFWQKGLGVIEGFIDELENL; translated from the coding sequence ATGTCCGACAATGTTCTCTCAGACCTACCGGAATGGGATTTGACAGATCTGTATCCTTCGCGGAAATCCCCTGAACTGGAGGAGGATATTCAGAATTCCAAGGAAACAGCGAAACAGTTTTCCGCAACATACAAAGGCAAACTGAACGATCTTGATGGCAAAGGGCTTGCGTCAGCAATCGGCGAATATGAAAACCTGCAGGAAGTATTGGGGCGGGTGATGTCCTATGCCTATCTGGTATATGCAGGGGATATGTCCGATCCGGATATCGGTAAATTCTTTCAGACCATGCAGGAGCGGGTAAATGGTATCTCTACGGATCTTCTGTTTTTCACGCTGGAGCTGAACCGGATTGAGGAAAGCAGGCTTCAGGGTCTGTATGAGGTAGAGGCTCTAAAAAAATATGAACCTTGGCTGTCTAATGTTCGGGCCATGAAGCCTTATCAACTCGATGATGCGCTGGAAACAATGCTTCATGAAAAAGACATCGCGGGCAGAAGTGCCTGGGTTCGTCTGTTTGATGAAACCATGGCTGGCTTGAAATTTGATTTGAACGGCGAAGAAATGGCATCGCAGCAGATTTTACACTTATTGTCGAGCGCGGATGGGGCAATCCGAAAATCGGCTGCGAAAAGTCTGGGTAAAGTATTTGGTGGTAATATTCGCCTTTTTGCGTTGATTACAAATACACTGGCGAAGGACAAGGCGATCGAGGATGAATGGCGTAAGACCGCTTCTCCCATGACGCTGCGTCACCTGTCAAATCAGGTGGAAGATAATGTTGTAGAGGCATTGTCTACAGCCGTTCAGGAGGCCTATCCGCGGTTATCCCACCGTTACTATGCGTTGAAGGCAAAATGGATGGGGCAGGAGAAGCTGGACTATTGGGATCGCAATGCTCCTCTGCCAGAGGATGATGATCGTGTTATTCCCTGGGACGAGGCGCGGGACACCGTTCTGCAAGCCTACGGTCAGTTTTCGCCTGAGCTTGCGGCGCTGGGGAAAGAGTTTTTTGACAAGCCTTGGATCGACGCGTCTGTTCGTCCCGGAAAGTCACCGGGTGCCTTCGCTCATCCGACAGTGCCAAGTGCACATCCATACCTTTTGGTGAATTATCAGGGAAAAATCCGGGATGTGATGACATTGGCCCATGAGCTTGGGCATGGCGTGCATCAGGTTCTGGCTGGCCCACAAGGGGCACTTTTATCGGACACACCGCTAACGCTGGCAGAAACAGCCAGTGTTTTCGGCGAGCAGTTGACCTTTCGCGCTCTGTTGGAGAAAACCAAAGATCCAGCCAAGCGCCGCGTGATGCTTGCGGGCAAAGTTGAGGATATGATCAATACCGTCGTCCGCCAAATTGCCTTTTACGAGTTTGAGGTCCGGTTGCATACAGCCCGGCGCGAAGAAGAATTGTCACCGGATCAGATTGGGAAGATCTGGATGGATGTTCAAAAGGAAAGCCTTGGCCCGGCCATTCGTTTGCATGATGAATATCAGTATTTCTGGACATATATCCCGCACTTTATTCATTCTCCTTTTTACGTCTATGCCTATGCTTTCGGCGATTGTTTGGTAAACGCTTTGTATGCGGTATATCAGGACGCAGAAGAGGGATTTCAGGCAAAATACTTTGATATGCTGAAGGCTGGCGGGACGCTCCGCCACAAAGAACTGTTGGCGCCTTTTAACCTGGATGCATCGGATCCAGCTTTTTGGCAAAAAGGTTTGGGGGTTATTGAAGGCTTTATTGATGAATTGGAAAATCTCTAG
- a CDS encoding aa3-type cytochrome c oxidase subunit IV, translating into MYEPGSMNIEAQKASYAGFVKLFTWVTGLLIVLLVIMAATLL; encoded by the coding sequence ATGTACGAACCAGGAAGTATGAATATTGAGGCTCAAAAAGCTTCTTATGCTGGTTTTGTAAAGTTGTTTACATGGGTCACGGGGCTTTTGATCGTCTTGTTGGTTATTATGGCCGCGACCTTATTGTAA
- a CDS encoding Re/Si-specific NAD(P)(+) transhydrogenase subunit alpha encodes MKIAIPKERREHEKRVAASPETVKKFVGLGVEVIVEAGAGLTSSFSDQEYKDAGASIAGDAAAALKDADVVLKVQRPLTKAEGGPDEVSMMKKGATLLAILAPLQNKDQVQAYADAGIEAHAMELVPRISRAQSMDVLSSQSNLAGYKAVLDAASVYGKGMPMMMTAAGTVAPAKAFIMGVGVAGLQAIATARRLGAIVTATDVRAATKEQVESLGAKFIMVESDESGDGEGGYAKEMSEEYKKKQADLVFDHVKKQDIVITTALIPGREAPILISDEMLAVMKPGSVIVDLAVEAGGNVTQSKPGEIVETENGVLIVGHYNVPSRLASDASALFSKNLLNFLQPMINKENGSLAMDWEDEIILGTGLTKDGKIVHPLLTEGGN; translated from the coding sequence ATGAAAATCGCTATCCCGAAGGAGCGGCGAGAGCACGAAAAACGTGTTGCAGCCTCTCCCGAAACTGTCAAAAAGTTTGTGGGTCTGGGAGTTGAAGTCATTGTAGAAGCAGGCGCTGGTCTAACCAGCTCCTTTTCTGATCAGGAATATAAAGATGCCGGCGCATCTATTGCCGGGGACGCTGCCGCGGCCCTAAAAGATGCCGACGTCGTCCTGAAGGTTCAACGCCCCTTGACCAAAGCAGAAGGCGGACCAGACGAAGTATCCATGATGAAAAAGGGGGCCACCCTCCTTGCAATCCTGGCACCACTTCAGAATAAAGATCAAGTTCAGGCTTATGCTGACGCTGGTATCGAAGCCCATGCAATGGAGCTGGTTCCGCGTATAAGTCGTGCCCAGTCAATGGACGTCTTGTCATCCCAATCAAATCTGGCAGGTTATAAAGCTGTTCTGGATGCGGCATCAGTCTATGGCAAGGGAATGCCAATGATGATGACAGCAGCCGGTACAGTTGCGCCAGCCAAAGCCTTTATCATGGGGGTTGGTGTTGCCGGTCTTCAGGCCATTGCGACCGCGCGCCGGTTGGGTGCCATTGTGACAGCAACAGACGTTCGTGCTGCAACGAAGGAACAGGTCGAAAGCCTCGGTGCCAAATTCATCATGGTTGAAAGTGATGAGTCTGGTGACGGTGAGGGCGGTTATGCCAAGGAAATGTCTGAAGAATACAAGAAGAAACAGGCAGACCTTGTTTTTGATCATGTCAAAAAGCAGGATATTGTCATAACAACAGCCCTGATTCCGGGCCGTGAAGCACCAATTCTTATTTCTGATGAGATGCTTGCTGTTATGAAGCCGGGATCAGTGATTGTCGATCTGGCGGTTGAAGCTGGCGGCAATGTGACTCAGTCCAAACCAGGCGAAATTGTTGAAACAGAAAATGGCGTTCTGATTGTTGGGCATTATAATGTGCCGAGCCGTCTTGCCAGTGACGCTTCTGCATTATTCTCCAAAAACCTGCTGAACTTCTTGCAACCCATGATCAATAAAGAGAACGGTTCTCTTGCGATGGATTGGGAAGATGAAATCATCCTGGGCACTGGTCTTACTAAAGACGGCAAGATCGTTCACCCACTTCTGACAGAGGGAGGAAACTAA